TGATGCGCGGCAGCAACGGCGTTGGCGCCATCGTTACCCAGCCCATTCCCAGTGAGTCCGCCATGCCCGGCACATCCATCCCTTTGAGAGACACCAGATCTGAACGTTTGTAATACATCTTCTGCGCCATATCGGCGGTTGTGGTGCGCTGTCCGAGGAACTGACGCATCCAGCGGCCCATATCGGCAGGCGTTGAATAAAGGCCGCCACTGCCCGCTGCTGCAATGGTGTTGATGCACGGACTCGGACGCAGGCCTTCCATCAGGCGCGAACACTGGCTGGCATTTGGCGTCAGCGTGGTATCGATCATGCCCAGCGGCTTGGTGATTTGATCGCGCAGCAGTTGTGTATAAGGCTGATTAGCGGCTTTTGACAGCGCATCGGAAAGCAGGTCAAAGGCCAGATTGGAGTAAGACGCGCGTGCGCCCGGCGGCACGGTGAGTTTTGCGACGCTCAGCCAGGTCCAGCGATCGCTTTTCGTCGGCCAGGTAAAGACGGCACGATGCGCCGCACCGCCCGGCTGCTCACGCGGCAGGCCGCTGGTATGCGTAGCCAGATTCAGCAGCGTAATCGGATTTGTGCCGCTGTAAGCCGGCACGCGCGCACCGGCCGGAGCATATTTACGCAGCGGGTCATTAATGCTGACTTTTCCCTGCTGCGCCATTTTCACCAGCACTTCGCTGGTAATGAGCTTAGTCAGCGAGGCGATACGCACCACGGAGTCTTCACGCGGACGTAAATCGGAGCCCGGTTTTGTTTCCCCGAAGCTGCGGAAAACCTGCTGATTATTATCAACGACCACCAGCGCCATTCCCATTGCGCCACTGCCGTAAAAGATGTGTTCTGCATGGTCATCCACGACCTGCGACGCCAGACGCGCAGTAGTCTGCGCGTGGCTCCATAAAGGCGTACTGGCGAAGGCCAGCGCGAGGAGCGAAAGTGAGAGTTTTTTCAACAAGCTGGTATCCATCAACAGGGCAAGATCTATTCGTGATTTGTATACTAATGCGAAGTTTGAAAAACGGCACCGGAAAAACGCGGGCAAAACGAAGATTTTTGTCAGCAAATCCTCACCGAGTTGCGGTGTATGACTGTTTTTTCAACACTTAAACCGAACAACACGGGATAACTATTGCGTGACCCGCTGGGCTGGGTATAATGCCCACGTTTTCCGCATACTACTTTCAGTGCCGAAGTGGCGAAATCGGTAGACGCAGTTGATTCAAAATCAACCGCCGCAAGGTGTGCCGGTTCGAGTCCGGCCTTCGGCACCATTAGTATGAAAATTAAGACACCCACAGAGGTGTCTTTTTTTATGCCTAAATATCATCGAACTTAAAACTCGCGATTTGCTGGCGCCTATCAAAGCGGTAGAGAAGTCAGGTCGTCTTTAGGTATCTTCTCGTCTTCAGCAGCGTACGACAGCAATCATGCGTTATGCCGTACAAAGCGGTTTAAGCGACTACAACCCCCACAGGAAATGGCTGGAGCCGTCGCTACAGAAAAACGGCAACATCGTCCCGCTTTAGAACTTAGCCGTACTCCTGAACTACTTCACCGTATCGACACCTACACCGGCAGACCGCTCACTCGTTTAGCT
The Rahnella variigena genome window above contains:
- the ampH gene encoding D-alanyl-D-alanine-carboxypeptidase/endopeptidase AmpH; its protein translation is MDTSLLKKLSLSLLALAFASTPLWSHAQTTARLASQVVDDHAEHIFYGSGAMGMALVVVDNNQQVFRSFGETKPGSDLRPREDSVVRIASLTKLITSEVLVKMAQQGKVSINDPLRKYAPAGARVPAYSGTNPITLLNLATHTSGLPREQPGGAAHRAVFTWPTKSDRWTWLSVAKLTVPPGARASYSNLAFDLLSDALSKAANQPYTQLLRDQITKPLGMIDTTLTPNASQCSRLMEGLRPSPCINTIAAAGSGGLYSTPADMGRWMRQFLGQRTTTADMAQKMYYKRSDLVSLKGMDVPGMADSLGMGWVTMAPTPLLPRIIQKTGGGGGFITYVAMVPQRGVGVFVVVTRSELTKFKNMSDGVNDLVADLVRNNEI